A portion of the Pseudomonas sp. GR 6-02 genome contains these proteins:
- a CDS encoding TadE/TadG family type IV pilus assembly protein — protein MMNLRIQRPFTATPRRQGGAVSVLMVIALAAISMIAALALDGGHMMLNKTRLQNAVDAAALSGAKTLLEVAGAATMASATRTAALNTLTQNANATGNTELATAVAGNPGAFATVELSSSVYGPFSYPGPANAKYVRVSVPSYRLTGFFWSFVQTLGTAGLGNKAVAAIATAGPSPTSPCDLAPLMVCGDPTKYNPAAGVFWGFQFGDLQVLKTAAGNSSPIGPGNFQLLDFGSGGSTVRDDLAGGGTVCRNVGQNVQTAPGNKVGPTSQGLNTRFGIYNGPVSASDYPPDLVTTSSTPAITYDDATGQKMYKGQTVTSSGGNLTAGADAILDYNDWRASTAACVAGTGSGCQSGGVFERRMLKIVVGDCTGKQGGTTSVPVLGFGCYFVVQPMSNGGTESQIFGQFVKECEGDNVAGPSPSTDVGPQIIQLYKTYIGSGTGTPSTDS, from the coding sequence ATGATGAATCTTCGTATTCAGCGGCCGTTCACTGCGACGCCAAGGCGCCAGGGAGGAGCGGTGAGCGTACTGATGGTGATCGCCTTGGCGGCGATTTCCATGATAGCGGCGTTGGCTCTGGACGGCGGGCACATGATGTTGAACAAGACGCGCCTGCAAAACGCTGTGGATGCCGCTGCCCTGAGTGGCGCCAAAACCCTGCTTGAGGTGGCAGGTGCTGCCACCATGGCCAGCGCGACACGCACTGCTGCACTCAATACGCTGACGCAAAATGCCAATGCCACGGGCAACACCGAATTGGCAACGGCGGTCGCCGGCAACCCAGGCGCATTTGCGACGGTGGAACTCTCCAGCAGCGTCTATGGCCCGTTCTCCTATCCCGGGCCGGCAAATGCCAAGTACGTTCGGGTATCGGTGCCGAGCTATCGCCTGACCGGTTTTTTCTGGAGCTTCGTTCAGACGTTAGGCACTGCGGGCCTTGGGAACAAGGCCGTGGCGGCGATCGCCACCGCCGGCCCCAGCCCTACCAGCCCCTGTGATCTTGCCCCATTGATGGTCTGTGGCGACCCGACTAAATACAACCCGGCCGCCGGCGTGTTCTGGGGCTTCCAGTTTGGCGATTTGCAGGTGTTGAAGACGGCTGCCGGCAATTCATCTCCCATTGGCCCAGGCAACTTTCAGTTGCTCGACTTTGGCTCGGGCGGCAGTACCGTCAGGGATGACCTGGCCGGAGGTGGTACGGTTTGCCGCAACGTCGGGCAAAACGTCCAGACCGCCCCTGGCAACAAGGTCGGCCCTACCTCTCAGGGGTTGAATACGCGCTTCGGCATCTACAACGGCCCGGTCAGTGCCTCGGACTACCCGCCAGACCTGGTAACCACGTCCAGCACCCCCGCGATCACATACGACGATGCAACGGGACAAAAGATGTACAAGGGGCAAACCGTCACATCGAGCGGCGGCAATCTCACGGCGGGCGCCGACGCGATACTGGACTACAACGACTGGCGTGCGAGCACTGCCGCGTGTGTGGCCGGGACCGGCAGCGGCTGTCAGAGCGGTGGGGTGTTCGAGCGTCGGATGCTGAAAATCGTGGTGGGCGACTGCACCGGTAAACAGGGGGGTACAACCTCGGTGCCGGTCCTGGGTTTTGGTTGCTATTTCGTGGTACAGCCCATGAGCAACGGCGGCACGGAATCGCAGATATTCGGCCAGTTTGTGAAGGAGTGCGAAGGCGATAACGTAGCCGGCCCCTCGCCGTCCACCGATGTCGGCCCGCAGATCATTCAACTCTACAAAACCTATATTGGCAGCGGCACTGGCACTCCGAGCACAGACTCGTAG
- a CDS encoding AAA family ATPase, with translation MLNTKDTPLSTSTGKAGLRLLISSRDATSLRDLQSVCQRMPCLEVSTRLVSNGHVDPLYGLDRMPDLLLLRVSHLWREELAALLQRPAHERPPMLVCGLLTEQEGMRLAMQAGARDVLPEPIAETELVAALNRLVMEVRTGSGTEGKLIAVMSAKGGSGGTLLACNLAQQLSVRGGSTLLLDMDLQFGSVTHYLDVAQTHSHLEVLHQIDGMDSVALRGFCSHFSPTLHVLGGRAGELCLPQDAQPEQLDTLLQLARASYDWVVIDLPRQIDHLTGSVLEQVDRVYVVVQQSVSHLRDASSLVRILRDDLGVRGDQLQIVVNRYDKAAAISLKDIGEALRCTNLSKLPNDFNLVSQSQNTGVPLGLHAPRAAITTALRDMTEDLVGQQVAGNKGLLKRAFNRFFGG, from the coding sequence ATGCTGAATACCAAGGATACCCCGCTCTCCACTTCGACCGGCAAGGCTGGGCTGAGGTTGCTGATCAGCAGCCGTGATGCCACCTCGTTGCGCGATCTGCAGAGCGTCTGCCAGCGCATGCCCTGCCTGGAGGTGAGCACTCGCCTGGTGAGTAATGGGCATGTCGACCCGCTCTACGGCCTGGACCGCATGCCTGATCTGTTGCTGTTGCGCGTCAGCCATCTGTGGCGCGAAGAATTGGCGGCGCTGTTGCAGCGTCCGGCCCATGAGCGTCCGCCGATGTTGGTGTGCGGTCTGCTGACCGAGCAGGAAGGCATGCGCCTGGCGATGCAGGCCGGCGCCCGTGACGTGCTGCCGGAGCCTATCGCCGAGACCGAACTGGTTGCCGCCTTGAATCGCCTGGTCATGGAGGTTCGCACCGGCAGCGGGACAGAAGGGAAATTGATCGCCGTGATGAGCGCCAAGGGCGGCTCCGGCGGAACCTTGCTGGCCTGCAACCTGGCTCAACAGCTCAGCGTCAGGGGCGGCAGCACCCTATTGCTGGACATGGACCTGCAATTCGGCAGCGTGACGCATTACCTGGACGTGGCGCAGACGCACAGCCATCTCGAGGTGCTGCATCAGATCGATGGCATGGACAGCGTCGCGCTACGCGGTTTTTGCAGCCACTTCAGCCCGACCTTGCATGTGCTGGGTGGTCGGGCCGGTGAGCTGTGCCTGCCGCAGGATGCCCAACCCGAGCAACTTGACACCCTGTTGCAACTGGCCCGCGCCAGCTACGACTGGGTGGTGATCGACCTGCCGCGGCAAATCGACCACCTCACCGGCTCCGTGCTGGAACAGGTGGACCGGGTGTACGTAGTGGTGCAGCAGAGCGTCAGTCATCTGCGCGATGCCAGCTCCCTGGTGCGGATTCTTCGCGATGACCTGGGCGTGCGCGGCGATCAGTTGCAGATCGTGGTCAACCGCTATGACAAGGCCGCAGCGATAAGCCTCAAGGATATTGGCGAGGCACTGCGCTGCACCAATCTGTCGAAATTACCCAACGACTTCAACCTGGTCAGCCAGAGTCAGAACACTGGCGTGCCGTTGGGGCTGCATGCGCCGAGGGCCGCGATTACTACCGCCCTGCGCGACATGACCGAGGACCTGGTCGGTCAACAGGTGGCCGGGAACAAAGGCTTACTCAAACGCGCCTTCAACCGTTTTTTCGGGGGATGA
- a CDS encoding TadE family protein, which yields MNKKRMHGTYVVEFAFIGMLVFILLFGVVEMGRLYFTVSALDEAARRGARLAAVCNISDPVVLRRAIFNASTDAGTSQLITSLATTNLTLTYLDVNGAVVANPGDLVSATGFRAIRYVQLSLQGFVFNLFIPGFGVPITLPAFKATLPRESLGRHSDSGEITPC from the coding sequence ATGAATAAAAAACGCATGCACGGCACCTATGTCGTGGAGTTCGCCTTCATCGGCATGCTGGTGTTCATCCTGTTGTTCGGTGTGGTGGAAATGGGCCGCCTGTACTTCACGGTCAGTGCGCTGGATGAAGCCGCGCGGCGTGGTGCGCGGCTGGCAGCGGTGTGCAACATCAGCGATCCGGTGGTCTTGCGGCGGGCGATCTTCAACGCCTCGACCGACGCCGGCACGAGCCAGCTGATCACGAGCCTGGCCACCACCAACCTGACGCTGACCTATCTGGACGTCAACGGTGCAGTGGTGGCCAATCCCGGCGACCTGGTCAGCGCCACTGGTTTTCGTGCCATCCGCTATGTCCAGTTGAGTCTGCAAGGCTTCGTTTTCAATCTGTTTATTCCCGGGTTCGGCGTGCCCATTACCTTGCCTGCATTCAAGGCAACCTTGCCACGCGAAAGCCTCGGGCGTCATTCCGATTCCGGGGAGATCACACCATGCTGA
- a CDS encoding TadE/TadG family type IV pilus assembly protein, with the protein MGLHSFKRPQAQRGVALVEFTLVLPLLLLLLLSLGEFGRMLYQYNVLLQASRDADRFVASQAWDSTLGAIALSNTLLTQTKNVAVYGVPSATGSAVVSGLTTANVAVAAVGTDHVRVTITYSFCPVIGSGNCVGTFPGLIGGQFALAIPLVATTVMRVL; encoded by the coding sequence ATGGGACTTCACTCATTCAAGCGACCACAGGCTCAGCGAGGCGTGGCATTGGTGGAATTCACCCTCGTCCTGCCGCTGTTGCTTCTGTTGTTACTGAGCCTCGGCGAATTCGGCCGCATGCTCTACCAGTACAACGTCCTGTTGCAGGCCAGCCGTGATGCCGACCGTTTTGTCGCCAGCCAGGCCTGGGACTCGACGCTCGGCGCTATCGCTCTGAGCAATACGCTGCTGACCCAGACGAAAAACGTCGCGGTCTATGGCGTGCCCAGCGCTACTGGCAGCGCTGTGGTGTCAGGGTTGACGACCGCGAACGTAGCGGTCGCCGCGGTAGGCACCGACCATGTGCGAGTCACCATCACCTATAGCTTCTGCCCGGTGATTGGCAGTGGCAATTGTGTCGGCACGTTTCCTGGTCTTATCGGTGGGCAGTTTGCGCTGGCCATTCCGTTGGTTGCCACCACTGTCATGAGGGTGCTGTGA
- the cpaB gene encoding Flp pilus assembly protein CpaB, which produces MSSRTVSLIGVSLVMGLGAAWMADSWLSARLNATPDDHLRSVVVATVEIPFGQMVEAQQVTTVRMPMDTIPDDALDSSDKAVGKIATFDILRGDVMRSARLSEHLGGSTLASLIATDKRAISVRVDDVVGVGGFLLPGNRVDVLATKTTSAGSNSAVSRTILENLRVLAVDQTAGTDKTQPVVVRAVTLEMTAAEAETLVTAQTEGKLQLALRNPLNSEKKIVTAAPAAPAPMVVAAAPVQKRVVHRAEGGGAVTIIRGIQTSLVKVR; this is translated from the coding sequence ATGAGCTCTCGTACTGTTTCCCTGATAGGCGTTTCCCTGGTCATGGGCCTTGGGGCCGCATGGATGGCCGACTCCTGGCTGAGCGCGAGGCTCAATGCCACTCCGGACGACCATCTTCGAAGCGTGGTAGTCGCCACGGTAGAGATTCCATTCGGGCAGATGGTCGAGGCCCAACAGGTCACGACCGTACGCATGCCCATGGACACGATCCCGGACGATGCTCTCGATTCCAGCGACAAGGCCGTGGGCAAGATCGCAACGTTCGACATCTTGCGTGGCGACGTCATGCGCAGCGCACGCCTGAGCGAGCATCTGGGCGGCAGTACCCTGGCCTCTCTGATTGCCACAGACAAACGTGCCATTTCGGTACGCGTGGACGATGTGGTGGGTGTGGGCGGATTCCTCCTGCCAGGTAACCGGGTCGATGTACTGGCGACCAAAACCACCAGTGCCGGCAGTAACAGTGCCGTGTCCAGGACCATCCTCGAGAACTTGCGGGTGTTGGCGGTGGATCAGACGGCGGGTACCGACAAGACCCAACCGGTGGTGGTGCGCGCAGTGACGCTGGAGATGACGGCCGCCGAAGCTGAAACCCTGGTCACGGCGCAAACGGAAGGCAAGCTGCAACTGGCGCTGCGCAATCCGCTGAACTCCGAGAAAAAAATCGTGACCGCCGCGCCTGCTGCGCCGGCCCCCATGGTTGTGGCCGCCGCCCCGGTGCAAAAACGCGTGGTGCACCGTGCCGAGGGTGGCGGGGCTGTCACCATCATTCGCGGGATCCAGACCAGTTTAGTGAAAGTTCGTTGA